From one Pseudomonas sp. S35 genomic stretch:
- a CDS encoding DUF5943 domain-containing protein: MAKIAPQLPIEVDSETGVWTSDALPMLYVPRHFFVNNHIGIEEVLGADAYAEILYKAGYKSAWHWCEKEAECHGLEGVAVFEHYMKRLSQRGWGLFKTQDIDLDKGTASVTLEHSAFVYVYGKVGRKVDYMFTGWFAGAMDQILQARGSTIRTVAEQVYGGSEEGFDSGLFTVKPL; encoded by the coding sequence ATGGCCAAAATCGCCCCGCAATTGCCAATCGAAGTCGACAGCGAAACCGGTGTCTGGACCTCCGACGCCCTGCCGATGCTGTACGTGCCGCGCCATTTTTTCGTCAACAACCACATCGGTATCGAAGAAGTGCTGGGCGCCGATGCCTACGCCGAGATCCTCTACAAGGCCGGCTACAAATCTGCCTGGCACTGGTGTGAAAAAGAAGCCGAGTGCCACGGCCTGGAAGGCGTCGCGGTGTTCGAACACTACATGAAGCGCCTGTCGCAACGCGGCTGGGGCCTGTTCAAGACCCAGGACATCGACCTGGACAAAGGCACCGCCAGCGTCACGCTGGAACACTCGGCGTTCGTCTACGTGTACGGCAAGGTCGGGCGCAAAGTGGACTACATGTTCACCGGCTGGTTTGCCGGCGCTATGGACCAGATTCTGCAAGCGCGTGGCAGCACCATTCGCACTGTGGCCGAACAAGTCTACGGAGGCTCCGAAGAGGGCTTTGACTCCGGCCTGTTCACCGTCAAGCCGTTGTAA
- a CDS encoding dipeptidase — MSPAELHADSIVIDGLIIAKWNRDLFEDMRKGGLTAANCTVSVWEGFQATINNIVASQTLIRENSDLVIPVKTTADIRRAKELGKTGIIFGFQNAHAFEDQLGYVEIFKQLGVGVVQMCYNTQNLVGTGCYERDGGLSGFGREIVGEMNRVGIMCDLSHVGSKTSEEVILESKKPVCYSHCLPSGLKEHPRNKSDEELKFIADHGGFVGVTMFAPFLAKGIDSTIDDYAEAIEYTMNIVGEDAIGIGTDFTQGHGQDFFEMLTHDKGYARRLTSFGKIINPLGIRTVGEFPNLTETLLKRGHSERVVRKIMGENWVNVLKDVWGE; from the coding sequence ATGAGCCCAGCCGAATTGCACGCCGACAGCATCGTTATCGACGGGCTGATTATTGCCAAGTGGAACCGCGACCTGTTCGAGGACATGCGCAAAGGTGGCCTCACCGCCGCCAACTGCACCGTGTCGGTGTGGGAAGGCTTCCAGGCCACGATCAATAACATCGTTGCCAGCCAGACCCTGATCCGCGAGAACAGCGACCTGGTGATCCCGGTGAAAACCACCGCCGACATCCGTCGCGCCAAGGAACTGGGCAAGACCGGCATCATCTTCGGCTTCCAGAACGCCCATGCGTTTGAAGACCAGCTCGGCTACGTCGAGATCTTCAAGCAGCTCGGCGTCGGTGTGGTGCAGATGTGCTACAACACCCAGAACCTGGTGGGCACCGGTTGCTACGAGCGCGACGGCGGCCTGTCGGGTTTCGGGCGCGAGATCGTCGGTGAGATGAACCGCGTCGGCATCATGTGCGACCTCTCCCACGTCGGTTCCAAAACCAGCGAAGAAGTCATCCTCGAATCGAAAAAGCCGGTGTGCTACTCCCACTGCCTGCCGTCCGGCCTCAAAGAGCACCCGCGCAACAAGTCCGATGAAGAGCTTAAGTTTATTGCCGACCACGGCGGTTTTGTCGGCGTGACCATGTTCGCGCCGTTCCTGGCCAAGGGTATCGATTCGACCATCGACGACTACGCCGAAGCCATCGAATACACCATGAACATCGTCGGCGAAGACGCCATCGGCATCGGTACCGACTTCACCCAGGGTCATGGCCAGGATTTCTTCGAAATGCTGACCCATGACAAGGGCTACGCTCGCCGCCTGACCAGCTTCGGCAAGATCATCAACCCGCTGGGCATCCGCACTGTGGGCGAGTTCCCCAACCTCACCGAAACCCTGCTCAAGCGCGGCCACAGCGAGCGCGTGGTACGCAAGATCATGGGCGAGAACTGGGTCAACGTCCTCAAGGATGTCTGGGGCGAATAA
- a CDS encoding lysozyme inhibitor LprI family protein, whose product MKSIFLALALIATGVHAAEDTDSTPCDGIENDKQTLECATYNKTTAEQLLKDNYQGLLERMGSTYGSDKTKLADITARLKDAQQKWEKLRDADCAVDTFPAVTGTKAYAIAQNDCLARMSDERSEFLESIGQE is encoded by the coding sequence ATGAAATCGATTTTCCTGGCTTTGGCACTCATCGCAACCGGCGTCCACGCGGCCGAAGACACCGACAGCACGCCGTGCGATGGCATCGAAAACGACAAGCAAACCCTGGAATGCGCCACCTACAACAAAACCACCGCCGAACAATTGTTGAAAGACAACTATCAGGGCCTGCTCGAACGCATGGGTTCTACCTACGGCAGCGACAAGACCAAACTGGCCGACATTACCGCTCGTCTGAAGGACGCCCAGCAGAAGTGGGAAAAACTGCGTGATGCCGATTGCGCCGTGGATACCTTCCCGGCGGTCACCGGCACCAAGGCGTACGCGATTGCGCAGAATGACTGCCTGGCGCGGATGAGTGATGAGCGGTCGGAATTTCTGGAGTCGATTGGCCAGGAATAA
- a CDS encoding DUF3010 family protein: protein MTICGIEIKGSEAIIAIAALDNQALNHVALATKKIALDDDDEAANVKAFAAQVKAFVQANAITRIAIKKRSKKGEFAGGPTTFKIEGVLQLLEGVEVTLLSPQTINAQNKKHSFDLPATLNKYQHEAFKTACSALLKK from the coding sequence ATGACTATTTGCGGCATCGAAATCAAAGGCAGCGAAGCCATCATCGCCATCGCCGCCCTGGATAACCAGGCGCTGAACCATGTCGCCCTGGCCACCAAGAAAATCGCCCTGGACGACGACGATGAAGCGGCCAACGTCAAAGCCTTTGCTGCGCAGGTGAAGGCGTTTGTACAGGCCAACGCCATCACCCGCATCGCGATCAAGAAGCGCAGCAAGAAAGGCGAATTCGCCGGCGGCCCGACGACGTTCAAGATTGAAGGGGTGCTTCAATTACTGGAGGGGGTTGAAGTGACGCTGCTGTCGCCGCAGACCATCAATGCGCAAAACAAGAAGCACAGCTTTGATCTGCCGGCGACACTGAACAAGTATCAGCATGAGGCCTTCAAGACCGCGTGCTCCGCCCTGCTGAAGAAATAA
- a CDS encoding AAA family ATPase: MSKHSGFVFRRPALARSIADGLVGAGIQDFTSGLFLAAPRRTGKSTFLREDLIPECQLRSWLAVYVDLWADKEKDPAELIASAIAAALVPYEKGIRKLAKNIGIEKLSFLRTLSWDFSKPQLPVGATLTQALELLHSAAEKPVVLVIDEAQHALTSDSGINAMFALKAARDQLNQGRDEDGSGLHLVFTGSNRDKLAHLVLGKSQPFFGSSITPFPLLGKEFTQAYTVHLNAHLAKTNQFNAADIDEAFELVGRRPEMLRTIIGEVALELGEASNLGQLLHSRAELLRAGVWTEFESAWNALTIPQRAVLAVMVERSQHNEPFAPFTDSTLTAVSKALEDMGSDVVPGTQTIQACIDAMRDKELVWKSSRGGYALEDKTFGDWLLHRRHTPH; encoded by the coding sequence ATGTCCAAGCACAGCGGCTTCGTGTTCCGCCGCCCCGCCCTGGCGCGCAGCATTGCCGATGGTCTTGTGGGGGCCGGTATTCAGGATTTCACCTCCGGCCTGTTTCTCGCCGCGCCGCGCCGTACCGGTAAAAGTACGTTTTTGCGCGAAGACCTCATCCCGGAGTGTCAGTTGCGCAGTTGGCTGGCCGTGTACGTGGATCTGTGGGCCGACAAGGAAAAGGATCCCGCCGAGTTGATCGCCAGCGCCATAGCGGCCGCGCTGGTTCCCTATGAAAAGGGCATTCGCAAACTGGCCAAGAATATTGGCATCGAGAAGCTCAGCTTTCTGCGGACGTTGTCCTGGGATTTCAGCAAGCCGCAATTGCCTGTCGGCGCCACGTTGACCCAAGCGCTGGAATTGCTTCACAGCGCTGCGGAAAAACCCGTCGTATTGGTGATTGATGAAGCGCAGCACGCCTTGACCAGCGATTCGGGCATCAACGCCATGTTCGCGCTCAAAGCGGCCCGGGACCAACTCAACCAAGGTCGTGACGAAGACGGCAGCGGGTTGCATCTGGTGTTCACCGGCTCCAATCGCGACAAGCTGGCCCATTTGGTGCTGGGCAAAAGCCAACCGTTTTTCGGCTCCAGCATCACGCCGTTTCCGTTGCTCGGCAAAGAATTCACCCAGGCCTACACCGTGCACCTCAACGCGCACCTGGCCAAGACCAACCAATTCAACGCGGCCGATATTGATGAAGCTTTTGAGCTGGTGGGCCGGCGTCCCGAGATGTTGCGCACGATCATCGGTGAAGTCGCCCTGGAGCTAGGCGAGGCGAGCAACCTGGGCCAACTGCTGCACAGCCGCGCCGAACTGCTGCGCGCGGGTGTTTGGACCGAGTTCGAAAGCGCCTGGAACGCCCTGACAATCCCGCAGCGTGCGGTGCTGGCGGTGATGGTAGAGCGTTCGCAACACAACGAACCCTTCGCCCCGTTCACCGACAGCACCCTGACGGCGGTCAGCAAGGCGCTGGAGGACATGGGCAGCGACGTGGTGCCGGGCACCCAGACCATTCAGGCCTGTATCGATGCCATGCGCGACAAGGAGTTGGTATGGAAGTCGAGCCGGGGCGGTTATGCCCTGGAGGACAAAACGTTCGGCGACTGGCTGCTGCACAGGCGCCATACACCCCACTAA
- a CDS encoding helix-turn-helix domain-containing protein, whose product MDWFHVWEISTLFNRHMSLLEVSIACGFESPSYFTRSYRARFAKCPREDRRREVV is encoded by the coding sequence ATCGATTGGTTTCACGTTTGGGAAATTTCAACGTTGTTTAACCGCCATATGAGCTTGCTGGAGGTCAGCATTGCGTGTGGGTTTGAGTCGCCGTCGTATTTCACCCGCAGTTATCGGGCAAGGTTTGCGAAGTGCCCAAGGGAGGATCGGCGACGGGAGGTGGTTTGA
- a CDS encoding GlxA family transcriptional regulator has product MSQDFYFLLMPGFSAIGFICALEPLRVANRFRGELYRWHVLSADGGAVLASNGMSVNVDAALEPLKKGATLLVVAGFEPLQFASPALEHWLRRLDHDGVTLGAIDTGAFVLAEAGLLDGHRLTLHWEAIDAFKESYPHLTVTQELFEIDRRRITCAGGTASIDLMLDLIAQAHGPELAIQVSEQFVLGRIRPRKDHQRMQIATRYGISNKKLVQVIGEMEQHTEPPLSTLALADAIKVTRRQLERLFRLHLNDTPSNFYLGLRLEKARQLLRQSDMSVLEVSIACGFESPSYFTRSYRARFGKCPREDRRQLESQPTLQAI; this is encoded by the coding sequence ATGTCCCAGGATTTCTACTTTTTGCTGATGCCGGGGTTTTCGGCCATTGGCTTTATCTGCGCGCTGGAACCGCTGCGCGTGGCCAACCGCTTTCGTGGCGAGCTGTACCGCTGGCATGTGCTGAGTGCCGATGGCGGCGCGGTGTTGGCGAGCAATGGTATGTCGGTCAATGTCGACGCCGCCCTGGAACCGCTGAAAAAAGGCGCGACCTTGCTGGTGGTGGCCGGCTTTGAGCCGCTGCAGTTCGCCAGCCCGGCCCTGGAGCACTGGCTGCGGCGCCTCGACCATGACGGCGTGACCCTCGGCGCCATCGACACCGGCGCTTTCGTGCTCGCCGAAGCGGGCCTGCTTGACGGCCATCGCCTGACGCTGCACTGGGAAGCCATCGACGCCTTCAAGGAGTCCTATCCTCACCTGACCGTGACCCAGGAACTGTTCGAGATCGACCGCCGCCGCATCACCTGCGCCGGCGGCACCGCGTCCATCGACCTGATGCTCGACCTGATCGCCCAGGCCCACGGCCCGGAGCTGGCGATCCAGGTCTCCGAACAATTCGTGCTGGGCCGCATCCGCCCGCGCAAAGACCACCAGCGCATGCAGATCGCCACGCGCTACGGCATCAGCAACAAGAAATTGGTGCAGGTGATCGGCGAGATGGAGCAGCACACCGAACCGCCCTTGAGCACCTTGGCCCTGGCCGATGCGATCAAAGTCACCCGACGCCAGTTGGAGCGGCTGTTCCGTCTGCACCTCAACGACACACCGAGCAACTTCTACCTCGGCCTGCGCCTGGAAAAAGCCCGGCAACTGCTGCGCCAGAGCGACATGAGTGTGCTGGAGGTGAGCATTGCGTGTGGGTTTGAGTCGCCGTCGTATTTCACCCGGAGTTATCGGGCGAGGTTTGGCAAGTGCCCACGGGAGGATCGGCGACAGCTTGAAAGCCAACCGACATTACAAGCTATTTAA